Proteins encoded within one genomic window of Brassica rapa cultivar Chiifu-401-42 chromosome A09, CAAS_Brap_v3.01, whole genome shotgun sequence:
- the LOC103840501 gene encoding protein GRAVITROPIC IN THE LIGHT 1-like, translated as METLKKNPSVRRKSKLARTFQKVCSLRTTSTKVSSMLKPHNPNFYDEDDDGDSVFDLKIPSSSRSGERRRAVLEAVVAKIFASTTSIKAAYVELQMAQHPYDNAAIQAADTAVVEELKALSELKQSFLRKELNLSPQVAIMLAEIQEQQSLMRTYDITIKKLESEVTEKQSRIDSLKTKLEEHSSFNKSLEKKLTEVGSVSLFSNLNLSHFVQILGFTLRSVRAFVKSLVKEMESARWDLDAAASAAVRNASTVFARPSDRCFAFESFVCGKMLENFESRSFSLPNVDVKRSREEYFNLRSVDPIQYLTRNPGSSFARFVRHKYLSVVDAKMECSFFGNLNQRKLVNSGGFPDSGFFVTFCEMAKGIWLLHCLAFCLSENVTVFQIKRGCRFSQVYMESVKTGDESLVSGDNADIRVGFTVVPGFKIGHDVIQSQIYLSPVAGFHLPRS; from the coding sequence ATGGAAACACTGAAGAAGAATCCATCTGTCAGAAGAAAAAGCAAGCTTGCAAGAACGTTCCAGAAGGTATGCAGCCTGAGGACGACGTCGACGAAGGTCTCCTCCATGTTGAAGCCCCATAACCCAAACTTCTACGACGAGGATGACGACGGAGACTCCGTCTTCGATCTGAAGATTCCTTCGAGCAGCAGGAGTGGAGAGCGACGGAGAGCGGTTTTAGAGGCGGTGGTTGCGAAGATCTTCGCCAGCACGACTTCTATTAAAGCCGCGTACGTAGAGCTTCAGATGGCGCAGCATCCGTACGACAACGCCGCGATACAAGCGGCGGATACGGCGGTGGTGGAGGAGCTTAAAGCGTTATCGGAGCTGAAACAGAGTTTTCTAAGGAAGGAGCTGAATCTTTCTCCGCAAGTTGCGATTATGCTCGCTGAGATTCAGGAGCAACAGAGCTTGATGAGGACTTACGATATCACAATCAAGAAGCTCGAATCAGAAGTTACAGAGAAGCAATCAAGAATCGATTCATTGAAGACGAAGCTAGAAGAACACTCGTCGTTCAACAAATCGCTGGAGAAGAAGCTCACGGAGGTTGGATCAGTCTCTCtgttttcgaatttgaatctaaGCCACTTCGTTCAGATTCTAGGGTTTACGTTGAGATCCGTAAGAGCCTTCGTTAAATCGTTAGTAAAGGAGATGGAATCGGCGAGGTGGGATCTCGACGCCGCCGCTTCCGCCGCAGTCCGAAACGCATCCACCGTCTTCGCAAGGCCAAGTGACCGCTGCTTCGCGTTCGAGTCCTTCGTCTGCGGGAAAATGCTGGAGAATTTCGAATCTCGCAGCTTCTCGTTACCTAACGTCGACGTGAAACGGAGCCGTGAGGAATATTTTAATCTAAGATCCGTCGACCCGATTCAGTACTTGACCCGGAACCCGGGTTCCTCCTTTGCGAGGTTTGTTCGTCATAAGTACTTGAGCGTTGTAGACGCGAAGATGGAGTGTTCCTTCTTCGGGAACTTGAACCAGAGGAAGCTGGTTAACTCGGGCGGGTTTCCGGATTCGGGTTTCTTTGTAACGTTCTGTGAGATGGCTAAAGGGATCTGGCTTCTGCACTGCTTGGCGTTTTGTCTCAGCGAAAACGTCACGGTGTTTCAGATCAAAAGAGGATGTAGATTCTCTCAAGTTTACATGGAGAGCGTGAAAACTGGTGACGAGTCTCTCGTCTCCGGCGATAATGCGGATATCCGGGTCGGGTTCACGGTTGTTCCCGGGTTTAAAATTGGCCATGACGTGATTCAGAGCCAGATTTACTTATCTCCGGTGGCCGGTTTTCATCTCCCCCGTTCATGA
- the LOC103840502 gene encoding precursor of CEP14-like has protein sequence MAVRLVTIGIFIVFAIIVVALPSPVSSRKLLEMKKQENLTVREEEKSHVPHVTNTTTLAALPKGKIPNSTPSKKGHAAISAVKPRSRHLSTVDRFLQSVPSPGVGH, from the coding sequence ATGGCCGTTCGTCTAGTAACCATCGGGATCTTCATTGTCTTTGCCATCATCGTCGTGGCCTTGCCGTCACCGGTTTCTTCAAGAAAGCTGTTGGAGATGAAAAAACAAGAGAACTTGACggtaagagaagaagagaagagtcATGTACCTCACGTGACCAATACCACTACGCTAGCAGCTTTGCCAAAGGGCAAAATCCCAAACTCGACGCCGAGCAAAAAGGGTCACGCCGCCATCTCAGCCGTGAAGCCCCGATCTCGACATCTTTCCACCGTTGACCGGTTTCTTCAATCCGTTCCAAGTCCGGGCGTTGGCCATTGA
- the LOC103840503 gene encoding probable WRKY transcription factor 65 — MKRGLDMARSYNDHESSQETGPESPNSLTFNATISSQSHKRSRRSIEKRVVNIPMKEIEGSRHKGDTTPPSDSWSWRKYGQKPIKGSPYPRGYYRCSSTKGCPARKQVERSRDDPTMILITYTSEHNHPWPLASSSRNGSKPKPEPKPEPEVLPEVEQEEEEEDNNNKFMVLGREVQTVPSCVVDEFAWFSEMETTSSTILESPMFSAEKKTAVSATPDDVAVFFPMGEEDESLFADLGELPECSAVFSHRSRLVGSQVEIF, encoded by the exons atGAAGCGAGGTCTAGATATGGCGAGAAGCTACAATGATCACGAAAGCAGTCAAGAAACAGGACCCGAATCACCAAATTCTCTAACCTTCAACGCTACCATCTCTTCTCAGTCGCATAAACGAAG TAGGAGATCCATAGAGAAGAGAGTAGTGAACATACCGATGAAAGAAATAGAGGGTTCTCGGCACAAAGGCGACACAACTCCACCGTCAGATTCGTGGTCTTGGCGTAAGTACGGCCAAAAGCCCATTAAGGGATCTCCTTACCCTAGAGGTTATTACCGTTGTAGTAGCACAAAAGGTTGTCCAGCAAGGAAGCAAGTCGAGAGAAGCAGAGACGATCCAACGATGATTCTCATCACTTACACCTCTGAGCATAACCATCCTTGGCCTCTCGCTTCCTCTTCTAGAAATGGATCCAAACCTAAACCCGAGCCCAAACCCGAACCAGAAGTACTACCCGAGGTGgagcaggaggaggaggaggaggataataataataagtttaTGGTTCTTGGGAGAGAGGTTCAAACGGTACCATCTTGCGTCGTTGATGAGTTTGCTTGGTTTAGTGAGATGGAGACCACATCTTCGACCATTCTTGAGAGTCCGATGTTTTCAGCAGAGAAAAAGACAGCTGTCTCGGCGACGCCAGATGACGTGGCCGTGTTTTTCCCAATGGGAGAGGAGGATGAGTCTTTGTTTGCCGATCTCGGCGAGTTACCGGAGTGTTCTGCGGTGTTTAGTCACCGGAGTAGGTTAGTAGGGTCACAAGTGGAGATCTTTTGA